In Sebaldella termitidis ATCC 33386, one DNA window encodes the following:
- a CDS encoding thiamine diphosphokinase has protein sequence MKAVIFLNGEYDYKDNFLKKIIDKDTDIFCADGGTNYCLEKGYIPKCIYGDLDSIKPEILDKVTEMGIKTEKFPPEKDFSDFELVLEEMGYENYEKIYVVGALGKRIDFTLNNIFLMEKYNKLVILTEKEEIFFREESFTIAGKAGKTLSMVSLDSEIEGITLKGFKYPLSDRYIKRDSSILMSNVILTDKAEIIFKKGKIVVILYI, from the coding sequence ATGAAAGCAGTTATATTCTTAAACGGGGAGTATGATTACAAAGATAATTTTTTAAAAAAAATTATAGATAAAGATACTGATATTTTTTGTGCCGACGGAGGAACGAATTACTGTCTGGAAAAAGGCTATATTCCAAAATGTATATATGGAGATCTGGACTCCATAAAGCCTGAAATTCTGGATAAAGTGACTGAGATGGGAATAAAGACAGAAAAATTTCCCCCTGAGAAGGACTTTTCGGATTTTGAGCTTGTTCTGGAAGAGATGGGGTATGAGAATTATGAGAAAATATATGTAGTTGGAGCTTTGGGGAAAAGAATTGATTTTACTTTGAATAATATTTTTCTTATGGAAAAATACAATAAGCTGGTAATTCTCACAGAAAAAGAGGAGATTTTTTTCAGGGAAGAGAGTTTTACTATTGCCGGAAAGGCAGGAAAGACGCTTTCTATGGTTTCACTTGACAGTGAGATAGAGGGAATAACATTAAAGGGATTTAAATATCCTCTTTCAGACAGATATATAAAAAGAGACAGCTCTATTTTGATGAGCAATGTGATATTGACAGATAAAGCAGAGATCATTTTTAAAAAAGGTAAAATAGTAGTTATTTTATATATATAA
- a CDS encoding nitroreductase family protein, whose product MNNVIEVIKSRRTTKAFRRDEQIKDEELELILEAGNWAPTGHNTQPWFFTAIQNRELIDKLNMLAKEAGKASKDEITQKMCSNEMLDLFYGAPTIVIVSYENADLTPIEDVSAASQNMLLAAESLNIASCWNGIVRMFFSQMDNDQREEFGIPENYVPHIVLAFGYPKIKVMNIPQRNKNYRKIIK is encoded by the coding sequence ATGAATAATGTAATAGAAGTTATAAAATCAAGAAGAACAACAAAAGCCTTCAGAAGAGATGAACAGATAAAAGACGAAGAGCTGGAACTGATATTAGAGGCAGGAAACTGGGCACCGACAGGACATAATACACAGCCTTGGTTTTTTACTGCTATTCAGAACAGAGAGCTTATAGATAAATTAAATATGCTGGCAAAGGAAGCAGGGAAAGCTTCTAAAGATGAAATTACACAAAAAATGTGCAGTAATGAGATGCTGGATCTTTTTTACGGAGCTCCGACAATAGTAATAGTATCATATGAAAATGCGGATCTGACACCTATAGAGGATGTCTCGGCTGCATCTCAAAATATGCTTCTTGCAGCAGAAAGCCTGAATATAGCAAGCTGCTGGAATGGAATAGTGCGTATGTTCTTTTCCCAGATGGATAATGATCAGAGAGAAGAATTCGGAATACCGGAAAATTATGTTCCCCATATTGTTTTAGCTTTTGGATATCCAAAAATAAAAGTAATGAATATTCCGCAAAGAAATAAAAATTACAGAAAAATAATAAAATAA
- a CDS encoding ribulose-phosphate 3-epimerase, protein MKQFAASIMCADQMNLKKELEELEKAEIKLLHCDVMDGIFVDNMAMGPYILEEIKKNTDIPLDIHLAAITPLKYMKMYSAIKPKYISFHIETSENPEKEIEFLRENGISPSLAISPQTPISEIVKYLSLVDMLLIMTVNPGFAGQPFNYSVIEKLKELNICLRDLENPPLIEVDGNINKNTIPILYKNNASVYVLGTSALFNNTPGTYREKIEDMKKLFI, encoded by the coding sequence ATGAAACAGTTTGCTGCCTCAATTATGTGTGCGGATCAGATGAATCTGAAAAAAGAGTTAGAAGAACTGGAAAAAGCTGAAATTAAACTTTTGCACTGTGATGTAATGGATGGTATTTTTGTGGATAATATGGCTATGGGTCCATATATACTGGAAGAAATAAAAAAAAATACGGATATACCTCTTGATATCCATCTGGCTGCTATAACACCGTTAAAATATATGAAAATGTATTCTGCCATTAAGCCGAAGTATATATCATTTCATATAGAAACATCTGAAAATCCGGAAAAAGAGATAGAGTTTCTTAGAGAAAACGGAATTTCTCCGTCACTTGCCATAAGTCCGCAAACACCAATATCAGAAATAGTAAAATATCTTTCGCTGGTTGATATGCTGTTAATAATGACTGTAAATCCCGGATTTGCAGGACAGCCTTTTAATTACAGCGTAATTGAGAAATTAAAAGAACTGAATATCTGTCTTAGAGATTTGGAAAATCCTCCGTTAATTGAGGTAGATGGTAATATAAATAAAAATACAATACCAATATTATATAAAAATAATGCAAGTGTATATGTATTGGGTACATCAGCCTTATTTAACAACACTCCCGGTACTTACAGAGAAAAAATAGAGGATATGAAAAAACTGTTTATTTAG